The Diaphorobacter ruginosibacter genome contains a region encoding:
- the murD gene encoding UDP-N-acetylmuramoyl-L-alanine--D-glutamate ligase, whose translation MSEPLTELAPELVPPTPGLDAEVSLAAPDDGLAAADEAVTASPDEAQPEPEPKPAYLGAAENFVAPAKSAAAEAAEFVARIFADVQGKDEAEPAADAGEPADASTSASTEEGAENAAQEPQDEAIPVPAFEPYLQGKRVLILGLGASGMAMARWCARSGADVTVADTREAPPQKTQLQQELPQVRFVAGAMGADLVEGQSLDAVYRSPGLFPAAIAAVVEAAHAAQIPVGGELDLFTLALRELAAERSYQPSVLAITGTNGKTTVTSLTALLVECAERTVAMAGNIGPTLLDTLSQHLDAGTLPQVWVLELSSFQLDGVKGFEPTAATVLNITQDHLDWHGSLQAYAAAKARIFGDQALMVLNRDDQMVMDMLPPPVRVKLQKPQLRTHVTFGGDMPQRPGDFGIEMVGGMAWLVRAHEADETSRKSRSAQEVDLYIQRLMPADALRIRGRHNAMNALAALALAHAAGCALAPMLFGLREYRGEPHRVEPVGIVNDVEYFDDSKGTNVGATVAALSGLGPDRRLVVILGGDGKGQDFSPLASPISRYARAVVLIGRDAAQIEAALQDTGVPLLHAATMPEAVQLCAQNAQAGDAVLMSPACASLDMFDNYAHRARVFCDAVQALADDAGQVLGGQA comes from the coding sequence ATGTCGGAACCGTTGACGGAGCTGGCACCGGAACTGGTGCCCCCGACGCCCGGGCTGGATGCCGAAGTTTCGCTGGCTGCCCCGGATGACGGCCTGGCGGCTGCAGACGAGGCAGTGACCGCATCGCCAGACGAAGCGCAGCCCGAGCCCGAACCCAAGCCCGCCTACCTGGGTGCCGCCGAGAACTTTGTCGCACCGGCGAAGTCCGCCGCTGCGGAAGCGGCCGAATTCGTCGCACGCATCTTTGCCGATGTCCAGGGCAAGGACGAGGCGGAGCCAGCGGCCGATGCCGGCGAGCCTGCCGATGCATCGACATCTGCATCGACCGAAGAGGGCGCGGAGAACGCTGCCCAGGAGCCGCAGGACGAAGCGATTCCCGTGCCCGCATTCGAGCCCTACCTGCAGGGCAAGCGCGTATTGATCCTGGGTCTGGGGGCATCCGGCATGGCGATGGCGCGCTGGTGCGCCCGCAGCGGTGCCGACGTGACGGTGGCCGATACGCGCGAGGCGCCGCCGCAAAAGACCCAGCTGCAGCAGGAGTTGCCGCAGGTGCGCTTCGTTGCTGGCGCCATGGGAGCCGACCTGGTCGAAGGGCAGTCGCTCGATGCCGTGTATCGCTCGCCGGGGCTGTTCCCGGCCGCCATCGCTGCCGTGGTCGAGGCCGCCCACGCAGCGCAGATTCCTGTGGGCGGCGAACTCGACCTGTTCACGCTGGCATTGCGCGAGCTAGCTGCCGAGCGCAGCTACCAGCCTTCCGTGCTGGCGATCACGGGAACGAACGGCAAGACCACGGTCACGTCGCTCACCGCACTGCTGGTGGAGTGTGCCGAGAGGACGGTGGCCATGGCCGGGAACATCGGCCCCACGCTACTCGACACGCTGTCGCAGCACCTCGATGCCGGCACGCTGCCGCAGGTGTGGGTGCTGGAGCTCTCCAGCTTCCAGCTCGACGGCGTCAAGGGTTTCGAGCCCACGGCAGCCACCGTACTCAACATCACCCAGGACCATCTGGACTGGCACGGCAGCCTGCAGGCCTATGCGGCCGCGAAGGCGCGCATCTTCGGCGACCAGGCGCTCATGGTGCTGAACCGCGACGACCAGATGGTGATGGACATGCTGCCGCCGCCCGTGCGCGTCAAGCTGCAGAAGCCGCAGTTGCGCACGCATGTCACCTTCGGCGGCGACATGCCGCAGCGCCCCGGCGATTTCGGCATCGAGATGGTCGGCGGAATGGCGTGGCTTGTGCGCGCGCACGAGGCCGACGAAACCAGCCGCAAGTCGCGCTCGGCGCAGGAGGTTGATCTCTATATCCAGCGCCTGATGCCGGCCGACGCGCTGCGCATCCGCGGTCGCCACAACGCAATGAACGCGCTGGCGGCACTGGCGCTGGCGCACGCCGCGGGCTGCGCACTGGCGCCGATGCTGTTCGGGCTGCGCGAGTACCGCGGCGAACCGCATCGCGTGGAGCCGGTGGGGATCGTGAACGACGTCGAGTACTTCGACGACAGCAAGGGCACGAATGTGGGCGCCACGGTGGCGGCACTGAGCGGCCTGGGGCCGGATCGCCGCCTGGTGGTGATCCTGGGGGGCGATGGCAAGGGCCAGGACTTCTCTCCACTCGCCTCCCCGATCTCCCGCTATGCACGGGCCGTGGTGCTGATCGGGCGCGATGCCGCGCAGATCGAGGCGGCGCTGCAGGACACCGGCGTACCGCTGCTGCATGCGGCCACCATGCCGGAGGCTGTGCAGCTGTGCGCGCAGAACGCGCAGGCCGGCGACGCCGTGCTGATGTCCCCGGCATGTGCCAGCCTGGACATGTTCGACAACTATGCGCAC
- the mraY gene encoding phospho-N-acetylmuramoyl-pentapeptide-transferase, giving the protein MLLTLAQWLQTLSPEFGFLRVFQYITFRAVMAALTALLIGLAAGPRVIRMLTSLKIGQPIREYAMQSHLAKSGTPTMGGVLILLAITISTLLWADLSNRFVWIVLAVTLGFGAIGWVDDWRKVVNKDPEGMRSREKYFWQSVIGLLAALYLVFSISENSNWRVFELFISWVQSGFSLDLPPKAGLNVPFFKEVTYPLGVLGFVILTYLVIVGSSNAVNLTDGLDGLAIMPVVMVGASLGVFAYVTGSVSYSKYLLFPHIAGASELMIFTSAMAGAGLAFLWFNTHPAQVFMGDVGALALGAALGTIAVIVRQEIVLAVMGGIFVVEALSVMLQVTWFKFTKKRYGEGRRLLKMAPLHHHFEKSGWKETQVVVRFWIITMLLCLIGLTTLKLR; this is encoded by the coding sequence ATGCTGCTGACGCTCGCTCAATGGTTGCAGACACTGTCGCCGGAATTCGGATTCCTGCGCGTGTTCCAGTACATCACCTTCCGCGCGGTGATGGCCGCGCTCACGGCACTGCTGATCGGCCTGGCCGCGGGACCTCGTGTGATCCGCATGCTCACCTCGCTCAAGATCGGCCAGCCGATCCGCGAGTACGCGATGCAGTCGCACCTGGCCAAGAGCGGCACGCCGACCATGGGCGGCGTGCTGATCCTGCTGGCGATCACCATCTCCACATTGCTGTGGGCCGATCTCTCGAACCGCTTCGTATGGATCGTGCTCGCCGTGACGCTGGGCTTCGGTGCCATCGGCTGGGTGGATGACTGGCGCAAGGTGGTCAACAAGGACCCGGAGGGCATGCGCTCACGCGAGAAGTATTTCTGGCAATCCGTGATCGGCCTGCTCGCTGCGCTCTACCTGGTGTTCAGCATCTCCGAGAACTCCAACTGGCGCGTGTTCGAGCTGTTCATCTCGTGGGTGCAGTCGGGCTTCTCGCTCGACCTGCCGCCCAAGGCCGGCCTGAACGTTCCCTTCTTCAAGGAGGTGACCTACCCGCTGGGCGTGCTGGGTTTCGTGATCCTGACCTATCTGGTGATCGTGGGATCGAGCAATGCGGTGAACCTGACCGACGGCCTCGATGGCCTGGCCATCATGCCGGTGGTCATGGTGGGCGCGTCGCTGGGTGTCTTCGCCTATGTGACCGGCAGCGTGAGCTATTCCAAGTACCTGCTGTTCCCGCACATCGCGGGCGCGAGCGAACTGATGATCTTCACGTCCGCCATGGCCGGCGCGGGGCTGGCATTCCTGTGGTTCAACACGCATCCGGCGCAGGTGTTCATGGGCGACGTGGGCGCGCTCGCGCTCGGCGCGGCGCTCGGCACCATCGCCGTGATCGTGCGCCAGGAAATCGTGCTGGCGGTGATGGGCGGCATCTTCGTGGTCGAAGCGCTCTCCGTGATGCTGCAGGTCACCTGGTTCAAGTTCACCAAGAAGCGGTATGGCGAAGGACGCCGTCTCCTGAAGATGGCGCCGCTGCACCACCATTTCGAGAAAAGCGGATGGAAGGAAACGCAGGTCGTCGTGCGTTTCTGGATCATCACCATGCTGCTGTGCCTCATCGGCCTCACGACCCTGAAACTCAGATGA